A stretch of Bordetella petrii DNA encodes these proteins:
- a CDS encoding tripartite tricarboxylate transporter substrate binding protein produces MKNININIRTMMALRGWARPGLAGAAMALAAACAAAPAAAADDYPARPVTLVVPYAPGGGVDTVGRITAKGLGDRLGQPVVVENKPGAGSNVGSDFVAKSAPDGYTLLLASPATAVNVSLYKRLPFDPARDLRPVTLIGKVPSVMIVNKDLPAKNLKDFVALAKKRPGHLNFGSGGNGTSEHLAGEMFKAMAGIDIVHVPYRGGAAAMSDLLAGRISAIIINQITALPLVQSGKVRALAVADDRRSPSLPDVPTFAEQGYPDYRVSVWWGVMAPSGVPDPVVAKLDDAVRATLQTPQARQRFDAMGVNVLGQGPKEFGAFLKNETQRWGQIVQGAKVERMD; encoded by the coding sequence ATGAAAAACATCAATATCAATATCCGTACCATGATGGCATTGCGCGGCTGGGCGCGCCCGGGGCTGGCCGGCGCGGCCATGGCTCTGGCGGCGGCCTGCGCGGCGGCGCCCGCCGCGGCGGCCGACGATTATCCGGCCCGGCCGGTGACCCTGGTGGTGCCCTATGCGCCGGGCGGCGGCGTGGATACCGTGGGCCGCATCACGGCCAAGGGGCTGGGCGACCGGCTGGGCCAGCCGGTGGTGGTCGAGAACAAGCCGGGCGCCGGCAGCAATGTGGGGTCCGATTTCGTGGCCAAGTCGGCGCCTGATGGCTACACCCTGCTGCTGGCTTCGCCGGCCACGGCCGTCAACGTCAGCCTGTACAAGCGCCTGCCATTCGACCCGGCCCGCGACCTGCGTCCGGTGACCCTGATCGGCAAAGTGCCCAGCGTGATGATCGTCAACAAAGACCTGCCGGCCAAGAACCTGAAGGACTTCGTCGCGCTGGCCAAAAAACGCCCGGGCCACCTGAACTTCGGTTCGGGCGGCAACGGCACGTCGGAACACCTGGCCGGCGAAATGTTCAAGGCCATGGCGGGCATCGATATCGTGCACGTGCCTTATCGCGGCGGCGCCGCCGCCATGAGCGACCTGCTTGCGGGCCGCATTTCGGCCATCATCATCAACCAGATCACCGCGCTGCCCCTGGTCCAGTCGGGCAAGGTGCGCGCGCTGGCCGTGGCCGACGACCGGCGTTCGCCCTCGCTGCCCGACGTGCCGACCTTTGCCGAGCAAGGCTATCCCGACTACCGGGTATCGGTATGGTGGGGGGTGATGGCGCCATCCGGCGTGCCGGACCCGGTGGTGGCCAAGCTGGACGACGCTGTGCGCGCCACCTTGCAAACGCCGCAAGCCAGGCAGCGGTTCGACGCCATGGGGGTCAATGTGCTGGGGCAGGGGCCCAAGGAGTTCGGCGCGTTCCTGAAAAATGAAACGCAGCGCTGGGGGCAGATCGTGCAGGGGGCCAAGGTCGAGCGCATGGATTGA
- a CDS encoding LysR family transcriptional regulator: MNFARFDLTTLALFVAVARAGSISAGARQSHLAVGAASKRISDLEAALGTPLLYRNTAGVELTDAGQACLAHAQRVLQEVEQMAVTLSDFAQGVRGQVRIAANTSALTQFLPEDLASFMDEHPAVRVDLEELNSSEIVTAVLENRADIGVFADRTQADGLLTVPYRPDDLVLIAPQRHPLANLPQVAFQDTLDYAYVSLPQATSLATRLNEECARLGKTMRLRIQVRSFDAMCRMVVATGGVGVLPRLAAEPHARSMSIRLIPLTDDWAHRWLLLGVRDADTLTVAARLLLAHLRSDAA, from the coding sequence ATGAATTTCGCCCGTTTCGACCTGACCACGCTCGCGCTGTTTGTCGCGGTGGCGCGCGCCGGCAGTATTTCCGCCGGGGCGCGCCAGTCGCACCTGGCGGTGGGGGCGGCCAGCAAGCGCATTTCCGACCTGGAAGCCGCGCTGGGCACGCCCCTGCTGTACCGCAATACGGCCGGGGTCGAACTTACCGACGCCGGCCAGGCCTGCCTGGCCCACGCCCAGCGCGTGCTGCAGGAAGTGGAGCAGATGGCTGTCACCCTGTCCGACTTCGCCCAGGGCGTGCGCGGTCAGGTGCGCATTGCCGCCAATACCTCGGCGCTGACGCAGTTCTTGCCCGAAGACCTGGCCAGCTTCATGGACGAGCACCCGGCGGTGCGCGTCGACCTGGAAGAACTGAACAGCAGCGAGATCGTCACCGCCGTGCTGGAAAACCGCGCCGACATCGGCGTGTTTGCCGACCGCACGCAGGCCGACGGGCTGCTGACCGTGCCGTACCGCCCCGACGACCTGGTGCTGATCGCGCCGCAGCGCCATCCGCTGGCCAACCTGCCGCAGGTGGCTTTCCAGGACACGCTGGACTATGCCTACGTCAGCCTGCCGCAGGCCACCTCGCTGGCCACCCGGCTGAATGAAGAATGCGCCCGCCTGGGCAAGACCATGCGGCTGCGCATCCAGGTGCGCAGCTTCGACGCCATGTGCCGCATGGTGGTGGCCACCGGGGGCGTGGGCGTGCTGCCGCGCCTGGCGGCGGAACCGCATGCGCGCTCGATGTCAATCCGGTTGATCCCTTTGACCGACGACTGGGCGCACCGCTGGCTGTTGCTGGGCGTGCGCGACGCCGACACGCTGACCGTGGCCGCACGCCTGCTGCTGGCCCATTTGCGCAGCGACGCCGCCTGA
- a CDS encoding hydroxymethylglutaryl-CoA lyase has product MNTGAPRIEINEVGPRDGLQIEKAFVPTDEKVAFVDALSACGYARIEVTSFTSPKAIPALADAQDVMRRIQRRPGVIYTALVPNIRGLERALEAGTDELNLVMSSSETHNRANLRMTREQSLGELINILQAAQAAGVPCNVSLSTVFGCPFDGDVPASEVLRLASRLAEAGAAGITLCDTTGMAYPTQVADLCEQVARALPGIPLTAHLHNTRGMALANAIAAWQTGVARFDAAAGGLGGCPYAPGASGNVNTEELVHMFECMGTQTGVDLQALLAIVRGLPQLVQREFSTPLLAAGHRLATHAPPAWLAERFGPA; this is encoded by the coding sequence ATGAACACCGGCGCCCCTCGCATCGAAATCAACGAAGTCGGCCCGCGCGACGGCCTGCAGATCGAAAAAGCCTTCGTGCCCACCGACGAGAAGGTGGCGTTTGTCGACGCCCTGTCGGCCTGCGGCTACGCCCGCATCGAAGTCACCAGCTTTACCTCGCCCAAGGCGATTCCCGCGCTGGCCGACGCGCAGGACGTGATGCGCCGCATCCAGCGCCGCCCCGGGGTCATCTACACCGCGCTGGTGCCCAACATCCGCGGCCTGGAACGCGCCCTGGAAGCCGGCACCGACGAGCTGAACCTGGTGATGTCGTCCAGCGAAACCCATAACCGCGCCAACCTGCGCATGACGCGCGAACAGTCGCTGGGCGAACTGATCAACATCCTGCAGGCCGCCCAGGCGGCCGGCGTGCCCTGCAACGTATCGCTGTCCACCGTGTTCGGCTGCCCCTTCGACGGCGACGTGCCGGCCAGCGAAGTGCTGCGCCTGGCCAGCCGCCTGGCCGAGGCCGGCGCCGCCGGCATCACGCTGTGCGACACCACCGGCATGGCCTACCCCACCCAGGTGGCGGACCTGTGCGAGCAAGTGGCGCGCGCCCTGCCGGGCATTCCCCTGACCGCGCACCTGCACAACACCCGCGGCATGGCCCTGGCCAATGCCATCGCGGCCTGGCAGACCGGCGTGGCGCGCTTCGACGCCGCCGCCGGCGGCCTGGGGGGCTGTCCCTACGCGCCCGGCGCCAGCGGCAACGTAAATACCGAGGAACTGGTGCACATGTTCGAGTGCATGGGCACCCAGACCGGCGTAGACCTGCAGGCCCTGCTGGCCATCGTGCGGGGCCTGCCGCAGCTGGTGCAGCGCGAATTTTCCACCCCCTTGCTGGCCGCCGGCCACCGGCTGGCCACCCATGCGCCGCCCGCGTGGCTGGCCGAGCGGTTCGGGCCCGCCTGA
- a CDS encoding Bug family tripartite tricarboxylate transporter substrate binding protein produces MSIPFLPKPLRACLAAAALAVAANPVAALAADYPDHAITLLVPAAPGGTTDLAARLIAQPLGEALGQSVVVENKPGASGAIASQAVAKATPDGYTLLLQYSGYNAISPHVQPPQGWDPIKDFAPIANILSAPQVIVVRPSLPVHTLKELVAYAKANPDKLNYASSGNGALQHVATELLKQMADIKMTHIPYKGTGPALTDLLGGAVDLTITTPPPLIPHIKTGKLRALAVTGPKRLDSLPGVPTAAEAGYPDLLVSSWFAMYAPAKTPKAVVDKLAGTIEGIMKTDAFRQKAAEQGAEAEFMGPAQLGEYTQQEYDRWGKVVKAAGIKAN; encoded by the coding sequence ATGAGCATCCCCTTCCTACCGAAACCGCTGCGCGCCTGCCTGGCCGCCGCCGCCCTGGCGGTTGCCGCCAACCCTGTCGCCGCCCTGGCCGCCGACTATCCGGACCACGCCATTACGCTGCTGGTGCCGGCCGCGCCCGGCGGCACCACCGATCTGGCCGCCCGCCTGATCGCCCAGCCCCTGGGCGAGGCCCTGGGCCAGAGCGTGGTGGTGGAAAACAAGCCCGGCGCGTCCGGCGCCATTGCCTCGCAGGCCGTGGCCAAGGCCACGCCCGACGGCTATACGCTGCTGCTGCAATATTCGGGCTACAACGCCATTTCCCCGCACGTGCAGCCCCCGCAAGGCTGGGACCCGATCAAGGATTTCGCGCCCATCGCCAATATCCTGTCGGCGCCGCAGGTAATCGTGGTGCGCCCCAGCCTGCCCGTGCATACGCTGAAAGAACTGGTGGCCTACGCCAAGGCCAATCCCGACAAGCTGAACTACGCCTCGTCGGGCAACGGCGCGCTGCAGCACGTGGCTACGGAACTGCTGAAGCAGATGGCCGACATCAAGATGACTCACATCCCCTACAAGGGCACCGGCCCCGCGCTGACCGACCTGCTGGGCGGCGCCGTCGACCTGACCATCACCACCCCGCCGCCGCTGATTCCCCACATCAAGACAGGCAAGCTGCGCGCCCTGGCCGTAACCGGCCCGAAGCGCCTGGATTCGCTGCCCGGCGTGCCCACCGCCGCGGAAGCGGGCTACCCCGACCTGCTGGTGTCGTCGTGGTTCGCCATGTACGCGCCGGCCAAGACGCCCAAGGCGGTGGTGGACAAGCTGGCCGGCACCATCGAAGGCATTATGAAGACGGACGCGTTCCGCCAGAAGGCCGCCGAGCAGGGCGCCGAAGCGGAATTCATGGGCCCGGCCCAGCTGGGCGAATACACCCAGCAAGAGTACGACCGCTGGGGCAAAGTGGTGAAGGCCGCGGGGATCAAGGCCAACTGA
- the thiS gene encoding sulfur carrier protein ThiS translates to MHITLNGDAREFPLGTTVTEMLQTLGYQGKRVAVERNGEIVPKSQHGATVLRDGDQVEIVVAVGGG, encoded by the coding sequence ATGCACATCACGCTGAACGGAGACGCGCGCGAGTTTCCCCTGGGCACCACCGTGACCGAAATGCTTCAGACGCTGGGCTACCAGGGCAAGCGGGTGGCCGTGGAACGCAATGGCGAAATCGTGCCCAAGAGCCAGCACGGCGCCACCGTGCTGCGCGATGGCGACCAGGTCGAGATCGTGGTGGCGGTGGGCGGCGGCTGA
- a CDS encoding DUF72 domain-containing protein — MQDDLFGDALLQPSANSSNHAASQANPDFSVLRRMAKVLPAPAGQGWGALARQLPAQLRFGVSTWSYSGWEGLVWDGEYDSSTLSRHGLGAYHQHPLLRTVCVDRTFWRPLTASQYAAYAGQVDDDFRFVVKCPASITDAQVRGEEGRTREINPVFLDPSLAIQEFVRPALEGLGAKLGVLVFQLSPLPWGWLSRPAALFEKLGRMLAAVREALSAHGAVIVAVEVRDPELLDQALVDTLKAHGATFCLGLHGKMPPIEEQLPMLRALWPGPLVCRWNLNRIFGAYGYVDAQKKHDPFNAILSEDLPTRTVLARTIRGITGAGQPAYVTVSNDAEGCAPLSIQKLAQAIAA, encoded by the coding sequence ATGCAAGACGACCTTTTCGGAGACGCGCTTCTCCAGCCTTCGGCCAACTCCTCGAACCATGCGGCCTCTCAGGCGAATCCGGATTTTTCCGTCCTTCGGCGCATGGCCAAGGTGCTTCCCGCTCCCGCGGGGCAGGGGTGGGGCGCGCTCGCACGGCAGCTTCCGGCGCAGCTGCGCTTTGGCGTCTCTACCTGGTCATACTCGGGCTGGGAAGGGCTGGTCTGGGATGGCGAATACGATTCGAGCACGCTGTCCAGGCATGGTCTTGGCGCCTACCATCAGCATCCGCTTTTGCGCACGGTTTGTGTGGACCGCACGTTCTGGCGCCCGCTGACGGCAAGCCAGTATGCCGCTTATGCGGGGCAGGTCGATGACGACTTCCGTTTCGTCGTCAAATGTCCGGCCAGCATTACCGACGCCCAGGTTCGGGGCGAAGAAGGCAGGACGCGCGAGATCAACCCGGTTTTCCTGGATCCGTCGCTGGCCATCCAGGAATTCGTGCGGCCGGCGCTCGAAGGTCTGGGCGCCAAGCTCGGCGTTCTGGTGTTCCAGTTGAGTCCCCTGCCTTGGGGGTGGCTGAGTCGCCCCGCAGCGCTGTTTGAGAAGCTGGGCCGCATGTTGGCGGCTGTCCGGGAGGCTCTGTCCGCGCATGGCGCCGTGATCGTCGCGGTGGAAGTGCGGGACCCTGAACTACTGGACCAGGCGCTGGTCGACACCCTCAAGGCGCATGGGGCTACTTTCTGCCTGGGCCTGCATGGCAAGATGCCGCCGATCGAAGAGCAATTGCCGATGCTGCGCGCGCTATGGCCGGGGCCGCTGGTCTGCCGGTGGAACCTGAACCGCATTTTCGGCGCGTATGGCTATGTCGACGCGCAGAAAAAGCACGACCCGTTCAATGCCATTCTCAGCGAGGATCTTCCTACCCGCACGGTGCTGGCGCGCACGATCCGCGGGATCACGGGCGCGGGCCAGCCGGCCTACGTGACGGTCAGCAACGATGCCGAGGGCTGCGCGCCGCTGTCCATCCAGAAGCTGGCCCAGGCCATTGCGGCGTAG
- the trmB gene encoding tRNA (guanosine(46)-N7)-methyltransferase TrmB, translating into MNTNTPASPGGAPSPAPLSDATQAALQPAGQAPNSPGAAHIRSFVHRRGHITQGQRDALEQLLGKWSIPYDSRRLDLAAAFGREAPTVLEIGFGMGETTQKIAQARPGDNFLGVEVFNAGVGSLLRRIEESGLQNLRIVQHDAVEVVRDMIAPDTLAGVHVYFPDPWPKKRHHKRRLIQPPFVALLVSRIKPGGYIHCATDWQEYAVQMLEVLGAEPLLRNTAAGYAPRPDYRPQTKFETRGLRLGHGVWDLIFQRTA; encoded by the coding sequence ATGAACACGAACACCCCCGCATCCCCGGGCGGCGCCCCGTCACCCGCCCCCTTGTCGGACGCCACCCAGGCGGCGCTGCAGCCCGCCGGCCAGGCGCCCAACAGCCCCGGCGCCGCCCATATCCGCAGCTTTGTCCACCGCCGCGGCCACATTACCCAGGGCCAGCGCGATGCGCTGGAACAGCTGCTGGGCAAATGGTCCATTCCGTATGACAGCCGCCGCCTGGACCTGGCCGCCGCCTTTGGCCGCGAGGCGCCCACCGTGCTGGAAATCGGCTTCGGCATGGGCGAAACCACCCAGAAAATCGCCCAGGCGCGGCCGGGCGACAACTTCCTGGGCGTGGAAGTCTTCAATGCCGGCGTGGGCTCGCTGCTGCGCCGCATCGAAGAATCGGGCCTGCAGAACCTGCGCATCGTGCAGCACGACGCCGTCGAAGTGGTGCGCGACATGATCGCCCCCGACACGCTGGCCGGCGTGCATGTGTATTTTCCCGATCCGTGGCCCAAAAAGCGCCATCACAAGCGCCGCCTGATCCAGCCGCCGTTCGTGGCCCTGCTGGTCAGCCGCATCAAGCCGGGCGGCTATATCCATTGCGCCACCGACTGGCAGGAATACGCCGTGCAGATGCTGGAAGTGCTGGGCGCCGAGCCCTTGCTGCGCAATACCGCGGCCGGCTACGCGCCGCGTCCCGACTACCGTCCGCAAACCAAGTTCGAAACGCGCGGCCTGCGCCTGGGCCACGGCGTCTGGGACCTGATCTTCCAAAGGACCGCGTAA
- the pip gene encoding prolyl aminopeptidase codes for MLYPAIEPYRHGMLDTGDGHQLYWELCGNPQGKPAVFLHGGPGSGCSPVHRQLFDPQRYNVLLFDQRGCGRSVPHASLDNNNTWHLVADIERLRAEIMGAERWLVFGGSWGSTLALAYSQAHPEHVSELVLRGVFGLRRAELQWFYQDGASWLFPDRWEAYVEPIPPAERGDMIAAYHKRLTGSDPAEQLRAAKAWSKWEDSTITLLPSPRHQQSHAADRAALAFARIENHYFMNNGFMEEGQLIRDAHKLHGIPGTIVQGRYDVCTPARTAWDLHRAWPQAQFHLVPDAGHAFDEPGTLARLIEATDAYAAQ; via the coding sequence ATGCTGTACCCCGCCATCGAACCCTACCGCCACGGCATGCTGGACACCGGCGACGGCCACCAGCTTTATTGGGAACTTTGCGGCAATCCGCAGGGCAAGCCCGCGGTCTTCCTGCACGGCGGCCCGGGCAGCGGCTGCTCGCCCGTGCACCGGCAACTGTTCGATCCGCAGCGCTACAACGTGCTGCTGTTCGACCAGCGCGGCTGCGGCCGTTCTGTGCCGCACGCCAGCCTGGACAACAACAACACCTGGCACCTGGTGGCCGACATCGAGCGCCTGCGCGCCGAGATCATGGGCGCCGAACGCTGGCTGGTGTTCGGCGGTTCGTGGGGGTCGACGCTGGCGCTGGCCTATTCGCAGGCGCATCCGGAGCATGTCAGCGAACTGGTGCTGCGCGGGGTGTTCGGGCTGCGCCGCGCCGAACTGCAGTGGTTTTATCAAGACGGCGCGTCCTGGCTGTTTCCCGACCGCTGGGAAGCCTATGTCGAACCCATCCCGCCCGCCGAGCGCGGCGACATGATCGCGGCCTACCACAAGCGCCTGACCGGCAGCGACCCGGCCGAGCAGCTGCGCGCGGCCAAGGCATGGAGCAAATGGGAGGACAGCACCATCACCCTGCTGCCCAGCCCGCGCCACCAGCAAAGCCACGCCGCCGACCGCGCGGCGCTGGCCTTCGCGCGCATCGAAAACCATTACTTCATGAACAACGGCTTCATGGAAGAAGGCCAGCTGATCCGCGATGCCCACAAGCTGCACGGCATTCCCGGCACCATCGTGCAGGGCCGCTACGATGTCTGCACGCCGGCCCGTACCGCCTGGGACTTGCACCGCGCCTGGCCGCAGGCCCAGTTCCACCTGGTGCCCGACGCCGGCCATGCTTTTGACGAACCCGGCACCCTGGCCAGGCTGATCGAAGCCACCGACGCCTACGCCGCACAGTAA
- a CDS encoding CaiB/BaiF CoA transferase family protein, which yields MAGQILAGIRVLELGQLIAGPFAAKTLADFGAQVVKIEPPGLGDPLRKWRLLHEGTSVWWEAQSRNKQSVCVDLRQQEGQDIIRTLAAHADVLIENFRPGTLEKWGLSWEALHELNPRLIMLRISGYGQTGPKAREPGFAAIGEAMAGLRYLNGEPGRAPVRGGLSLGDTIAGLHGALGVLLALYQRDARGGEGQVIDAALYESLFNLTESLLPEYTAFGAVREPAGASLPGIAPSNAYRCRDGYVLIAGNGDTIYQRLMARIGRDDLGQDPALAHNDGRAARVEEIDGAISAWTAERSIDDVLDAMREAGVPSGRIYNVADIARDPHYRARNAIAQIEGANGVRVEMPAVFPMLSANPGAIHDRAPTLGEHTDAVLAAAGLTDEQRAQLRARGVIA from the coding sequence ATGGCAGGGCAGATACTCGCCGGCATACGCGTGCTGGAACTCGGCCAACTGATCGCCGGCCCGTTCGCGGCCAAGACCCTGGCCGACTTCGGCGCCCAGGTCGTCAAGATCGAGCCGCCCGGCCTGGGCGACCCGCTGCGCAAGTGGCGCCTGCTGCACGAAGGCACCTCGGTGTGGTGGGAAGCCCAGTCGCGCAACAAGCAATCGGTATGCGTGGACCTGCGTCAGCAAGAAGGCCAGGACATCATCCGCACGCTGGCCGCGCATGCCGACGTGCTGATCGAGAACTTCCGCCCCGGCACCCTGGAAAAATGGGGCCTGTCGTGGGAAGCCCTGCATGAACTGAACCCGCGCCTGATCATGCTGCGCATTTCGGGCTACGGCCAGACCGGCCCCAAGGCCCGCGAACCGGGCTTCGCCGCCATCGGCGAAGCCATGGCGGGCCTGCGCTACCTGAACGGCGAGCCCGGCCGCGCGCCGGTGCGCGGCGGCCTGTCGCTGGGCGATACCATTGCCGGCCTGCACGGCGCCCTGGGCGTGCTGCTGGCCCTGTACCAGCGCGACGCGCGCGGCGGCGAAGGCCAGGTCATCGACGCCGCCCTGTACGAAAGCCTGTTCAACCTGACCGAAAGCCTGCTGCCCGAATACACCGCCTTCGGCGCGGTGCGCGAACCGGCCGGCGCTTCGCTGCCCGGCATCGCGCCGTCCAACGCCTATCGCTGCCGCGACGGCTACGTGCTGATCGCCGGCAACGGCGACACCATCTACCAGCGCCTGATGGCCCGCATCGGCCGCGACGACCTGGGGCAGGATCCGGCCCTGGCCCACAACGACGGCCGCGCCGCCCGCGTCGAAGAAATCGACGGCGCCATCAGCGCCTGGACGGCCGAACGCAGCATCGACGACGTGCTGGACGCCATGCGCGAGGCCGGCGTGCCCAGCGGGCGCATCTACAACGTGGCCGATATCGCCCGCGACCCGCACTACCGCGCCCGCAACGCCATTGCGCAAATCGAAGGCGCCAACGGCGTGCGCGTCGAGATGCCGGCGGTGTTTCCCATGCTGTCCGCCAACCCCGGCGCCATCCACGACCGCGCGCCCACCCTGGGCGAGCACACCGACGCCGTGCTGGCCGCGGCCGGCCTTACCGACGAACAACGCGCGCAACTGCGCGCCCGTGGAGTCATCGCATGA
- a CDS encoding LysR family transcriptional regulator, with protein sequence MATPSDHLNHIATFVRVAEARGFTSAARRLGISTAAVSKSVARLENRLGVKLLNRTTRSISLTDDGELFYQRCRGILSDLEGAEAAVTRASVSPRGKLRVHSPMGLGRRIILPSLSLLTQRYPDLSVDMDLSDRTPDLAEEGIDAALRVGAPADSRLIARPLSRSVFVTCASPAYLAARGVPQTPDDLARHNCLAYVVPQTGRYHDWEFQRDGRHLVYTPAGTLNVNNAEALLDAVIAGGGIARVAAFLAARAVQDGRLRLVLADWIAPGPQIHLVYLPNRHLSPRVRVFADLMAQVLPPAPPWEAALGLAPHRR encoded by the coding sequence ATGGCCACCCCATCGGATCACCTGAACCACATCGCCACCTTCGTGCGCGTGGCCGAGGCGCGCGGCTTTACCAGCGCGGCGCGCCGGCTGGGCATCTCTACCGCGGCGGTCAGCAAAAGCGTGGCGCGCCTGGAAAACCGGCTGGGCGTGAAATTGCTGAACCGCACCACGCGCAGCATCTCGCTGACCGATGACGGCGAACTGTTCTACCAGCGCTGCCGCGGCATCCTGTCCGACCTGGAAGGCGCCGAGGCCGCGGTAACGCGCGCCAGCGTTTCGCCGCGCGGCAAACTGCGCGTGCACTCGCCCATGGGCCTGGGCCGCCGCATCATCCTGCCGTCGCTGTCGCTGCTGACGCAGCGCTACCCCGACCTGTCGGTCGACATGGATCTCAGCGACCGCACGCCCGACCTGGCCGAAGAAGGCATCGACGCCGCCCTGCGGGTGGGCGCGCCGGCCGATTCGCGGCTGATTGCGCGGCCGCTGTCGCGCAGCGTGTTCGTCACCTGCGCCAGCCCGGCCTATCTGGCCGCCCGCGGCGTGCCGCAAACGCCCGACGACCTGGCCCGCCACAATTGCCTGGCCTATGTCGTGCCGCAAACCGGCCGCTACCACGACTGGGAATTCCAGCGCGACGGCCGGCATCTGGTCTACACCCCGGCCGGCACGCTCAATGTAAACAACGCCGAAGCACTGCTGGACGCCGTCATCGCGGGCGGCGGCATTGCGCGCGTGGCGGCTTTCCTGGCCGCGCGGGCGGTGCAGGATGGCCGGCTGCGGCTGGTGCTGGCCGACTGGATCGCGCCCGGCCCCCAAATCCACCTGGTGTATTTGCCGAACCGCCATCTGTCGCCCCGCGTGCGCGTGTTCGCCGACCTGATGGCGCAGGTGCTGCCGCCCGCCCCGCCCTGGGAAGCCGCGCTGGGGCTGGCCCCGCATCGCCGCTGA
- a CDS encoding aspartate/glutamate racemase family protein translates to MRIWYQSLTRPDAWPAYNETLRAVLAHAKDPDTQIEVHGIEARGGIGDQYRYLEFIEAQEVLANVERATREGYDAFLIGNIGDPGLREAREIASMPVLGLCETSTHLACMMGANFALVTGNAKHAPRIVENVGKYGLSSRLWAVRSMTVERLVDLDSGFADEQAGRALIDQFLAQARVHVEGGAEVVIPAVGVLMALLAKHQVHEVAPGIPILNGVTSLVKMGEAAVRMRRAMGGVWTSRRAMYAMPPAGQLDELRAHYGPVYPAAS, encoded by the coding sequence ATGAGAATCTGGTACCAGAGCCTGACCCGACCGGATGCCTGGCCGGCCTACAACGAAACCCTGCGCGCCGTGCTGGCGCACGCCAAGGACCCCGACACACAGATCGAGGTGCATGGCATCGAAGCGCGCGGCGGCATCGGCGACCAATACCGCTACCTGGAATTCATCGAAGCCCAGGAAGTGCTGGCCAACGTCGAGCGCGCCACCCGCGAGGGCTATGACGCCTTCCTGATCGGCAACATCGGCGACCCCGGCCTGCGCGAGGCGCGCGAAATCGCCTCGATGCCGGTGCTGGGCCTGTGCGAGACCTCGACGCACCTGGCCTGCATGATGGGGGCCAATTTCGCGCTGGTTACCGGCAACGCCAAGCACGCCCCGCGCATTGTCGAGAACGTGGGCAAGTATGGGCTGTCCAGCCGCCTGTGGGCGGTGCGGTCCATGACGGTGGAGCGGCTGGTCGACCTGGATAGCGGCTTTGCCGATGAACAGGCCGGCCGTGCGCTGATCGACCAGTTTCTGGCGCAGGCGCGCGTGCATGTGGAAGGCGGGGCAGAGGTGGTCATTCCCGCCGTCGGCGTGCTGATGGCCCTGCTGGCCAAGCACCAGGTGCATGAAGTGGCGCCGGGCATTCCGATTTTGAACGGGGTGACCTCGCTGGTGAAGATGGGCGAAGCGGCCGTGCGCATGCGCCGCGCGATGGGGGGTGTATGGACCTCGCGCCGCGCCATGTATGCCATGCCGCCCGCCGGGCAATTGGACGAACTGCGGGCCCATTACGGGCCGGTGTACCCCGCGGCGTCCTGA
- a CDS encoding class I SAM-dependent methyltransferase yields MPPKVLTGDLSGLPFGSPFLRRMAGAASRATGHAAGRVARQSWVAERIRFLRAWRANPKGIGAIWPSGSRLAAAITRGIDPASGPCLELGAGTGAFTRALVARGLDPHQLTLVEMDAQFARQLRHDFPGAYVHQGDAARLAGLPLFLEGQAGAAVCGLPLLNMPVKQQIGILRGTFSQLRPGGAMYLFTYGPRCPVPQRVLDRLGLRARRTETVLANVPPAHVWKLTRRTAAGALHAPAP; encoded by the coding sequence ATGCCGCCCAAAGTCCTGACCGGAGATCTCTCCGGCCTGCCCTTCGGATCCCCCTTCCTGCGCCGCATGGCCGGCGCGGCCAGCCGCGCCACCGGCCATGCCGCTGGCCGCGTCGCCCGGCAATCGTGGGTGGCCGAACGCATCCGCTTCCTGCGCGCCTGGCGCGCCAACCCCAAGGGCATCGGCGCCATCTGGCCTTCGGGCTCGCGCCTGGCGGCAGCCATCACGCGCGGCATCGACCCGGCGTCGGGCCCCTGCCTGGAACTGGGAGCGGGCACCGGCGCGTTCACACGCGCGCTGGTGGCGCGCGGCCTCGACCCGCACCAACTCACCCTGGTTGAAATGGACGCCCAGTTCGCCCGGCAGCTGCGGCACGACTTCCCCGGCGCCTATGTGCACCAGGGCGACGCCGCCAGGCTGGCGGGCCTGCCGCTGTTCCTGGAAGGCCAGGCCGGCGCGGCGGTTTGCGGCCTGCCGCTGCTGAACATGCCCGTGAAGCAGCAGATCGGCATCCTGCGCGGCACGTTCTCGCAGCTGCGGCCCGGCGGCGCCATGTACTTGTTCACCTACGGGCCGCGCTGCCCCGTGCCGCAGCGTGTGCTCGACCGCCTGGGCCTGCGCGCGCGCCGCACCGAAACCGTGCTGGCCAACGTGCCGCCGGCCCACGTATGGAAGCTGACGCGCCGCACGGCGGCCGGCGCGCTGCATGCGCCGGCGCCATAA